One genomic window of Ziziphus jujuba cultivar Dongzao chromosome 4, ASM3175591v1 includes the following:
- the LOC107416556 gene encoding allene oxide cyclase, chloroplastic → MASSSSALRTISSSAKLSHPIGSPSVSLSSNFLPIRLAYQSMTSTPKLQSSIKSHCNFSAAKRSVFSCRSQAYSTDSERSSKVQELHVYEINERDRGSPAVLRLSQKPVNSLGDLVPFSNKLYSGDLQKRIGITAGICILIQNKPERKGDRYEAIYSFYFGDYGQISVQGSYLTYEDTYLAVTGGSGIFEGAYGQVKLHQIIFPFKLFYTFYLQGIKGDLPLELLGKPVDPSPSVEPTPSAKACEPHATIPNFTD, encoded by the exons ATGGCTTCCTCAAGCTCCGCTCTCAGAACCATATCTTCCTCCGCCAAATTGTCTCACCCGATCGGATCACCATCGGTTTCTTTGAGTAGCAATTTTCTACCCATTAGGCTAGCCTACCAATCTATGACTTCAACTCCCAAGCTTCAATCAAGCATAAAATCACACTGCAATTTCTCAGCCGCGAAAAGATCTGTCTTCAGTTGCAGAAGCCAAGCCTATTCAACGGACTCAGAAAGATCAA GCAAAGTTCAAGAACTGCATGTTTACGAGATCAACGAGCGAGATCGAGGAAGCCCGGCGGTACTACGATTGAGCCAGAAACCCGTCAACTCTCTCGGCGATCTCGTTCCTTTCAGTAACAAA TTATATAGCGGCGATCTGCAAAAAAGGATCGGAATAACAGCGGGAATATGCATCCTGATCCAGAACAAGCCGGAGCGTAAAGGAGATCGGTACGAGGCGATCTACAGCTTCTACTTCGGAGACTACGGTCAAATATCGGTGCAAGGATCGTATTTGACTTACGAGGACACGTATCTGGCTGTGACTGGCGGTTCCGGCATCTTTGAAGGTGCGTATGGTCAGGTGAAGCTGCACCAGATCATTTTCCCCTTCAAGCTTTTCTACACTTTTTACTTGCAGGGCATTAAGGGAGACTTGCCTCTGGAACTTCTTGGAAAACCTGTGGACCCCAGTCCCTCTGTGGAACCCACTCCTTCAGCCAAGGCTTGTGAGCCCCACGCCACTATTCCCAATTTCACtgattag